The following are encoded in a window of Castanea sativa cultivar Marrone di Chiusa Pesio chromosome 5, ASM4071231v1 genomic DNA:
- the LOC142634051 gene encoding uncharacterized protein LOC142634051, which translates to MKKCELCDSPAKMFCESDQASLCWDCDAQVHGANFLVAKHSRRLLCHVCQSLTPWSGSGPKLLPTVSVCDRCVDGCNQNEGRNEENDGDDDDDLDRDDNTEDDDDDDGGDDDDDGGDGDEDQGNIDEDDEENQVVPWSSTPPPQASSSSTSEEGLSDSRKAFSLKRARENAEFHSQNDQGCWSSQLSHKHRKRTVTRRFMNAETSQDQRLL; encoded by the exons atGAAGAAGTGTGAGCTCTGTGACTCTCCAGCAAAGATGTTCTGTGAATCTGATCAAGCTAGCCTTTGTTGGGATTGTGATGCTCAGGTTCATGGTGCAAACTTCCTGGTTGCTAAGCATTCAAGAAGGCTTCTTTGCCATGTTTGTCAGTCTCTAACGCCTTGGAGTGGCTCTGGACCAAAGCTTCTTCCTACTGTCTCGGTTTGTGACAGGTGTGTGGATGGTTGCAATCAAAATGAgggaagaaatgaagaaaatgatggcgacgatgatgatgatcttGATAGAGACGACAACactgaagatgatgatgatgatgatggtggtgatgatgatgatgatggtggtgatggtgatgaGGATCAAGGTAATattgatgaagatgatgaagaaaatcaaGTTGTTCCATGGTCTTCTACACCACCTCCACAAGCTTCAAGTTCTTCAACTAGTGAAGAAGGCCTTTCTGATTCAAGAAAAGCATTTTCATTGAAGCGTGCGCGTGAGAATGCAGAGTTTCATTCACAA AATGATCAAGGGTGCTGGTCCTCTCAACTGAGCCACAAACACAGGAAAAGAACAGTGACAAGGAGATTTATGAATGCTGAAACAAGCCAAGACCAAAGGCTCTTGTGA
- the LOC142636663 gene encoding universal stress protein PHOS32, translating to MASPKHVTESEARNATAITVQPSSPRFPLGEIDRKIGIAVDLSDESAFAVRWAVLNYLRRGDTVILLHVRSTNVLYGADWGAIEEPEAGSARSQQKLEDDFDAFTTSKANDLAQPLVDAQIPFKIHIVKDHDMKERLCLEVERLGLSTVVTGSRGFGASRRNSKSRLGSVSDYCVHHCVCPVVVVRFPEEKDEDEDENVNENENENKNGNGNVKSHSRGKSAAEDELEYHDALDKQSDLDKTS from the exons atggcttcACCGAAACACGTAACGGAATCGGAGGCGCGAAACGCAACGGCAATAACGGTCCAACCGTCTTCCCCGCGATTCCCGCTAGGCGAAATCGACCGCAAGATCGGCATAGCCGTCGATCTCAGCGACGAGAGCGCATTCGCCGTCCGATGGGCGGTACTCAACTACCTCCGTCGCGGCGACACCGTGATCCTCCTCCACGTCCGCTCCACCAACGTCCTCTACGGCGCCGATTGGGGAGCCATTGAAGAGCCGGAAGCCGGATCGGCGAGGTCGCAGCAGAAACTCGAGGACGATTTCGACGCGTTCACCACCAGCAAGGCCAACGATCTGGCTCAGCCGCTCGTGGATGCGCAGATTCCGTTCAAGATCCACATCGTGAAGGATCACGACATGAAGGAGAGGCTTTGCCTTGAGGTTGAGAGGCTTGGGCTCAGCACCGTCGTTACGGGGAGCCGTGGCTTCGGCGCTTCTCGCCGGAATAGCAAATCGCGGCTCGGTAGCGTTAGCGATTACTGCGTTCATCACTGCGTTTGTCCCGTCGTCGTGGTGAGGTTTCCTGAGGAaaaggatgaggatgaggatgagaatgtgaatgagaatgagaatgagaatAAGAATGGGAATGGAAATGTGAAATCTCATTCGCGTGGAAAATCTGCTGCGGAAGATGAGCTGGAGTACCATGACGCATTGGATAAGCAATCTg ATTTGGACAAGACCTCATGA
- the LOC142635792 gene encoding uncharacterized protein LOC142635792, with product MALYIYLLLLLFADWSPPQTPFYKANFNGALFHEINKAGIGVVIRDSAGLVIGALSKNISLPPSAIEVEALACQRAIIFARELGLREVVFEGDFETLIKSLNSESISFSRFGHMVDDSCATASSLRSYFFSHVRRD from the exons ATGGCTTTATACATatatttgcttcttcttctttttgccGA CTGGTCTCCGCCTCAGACACCTTTTTACAAAGCTAATTTCAATGGTGCTTTGTTCCATGAAATTAACAAGGCAGGAATTGGGGTGGTTATTAGAGATTCAGCTGGTTTGGTCATTGGAGCTTTGTCCAAAAATATTAGCTTGCCTCCTTCTGCCATAGAGGTGGAGGCCCTTGCTTGCCAAAGAGCTATTATTTTTGCGAGGGAACTCGGATTGCGGGAGGTTGTCTTTGAAGGAGACTTTGAAACCTTGATTAAGAGTCTAAATTCGGAGAGCATCAGTTTTTCACGGTTTGGCCATATGGTGGACGACTCATGTGCTACTGCCTCGTCGCTTCGGtcttattttttctctcatGTCCGTAGAGATTGA